The following proteins come from a genomic window of Lolium rigidum isolate FL_2022 chromosome 5, APGP_CSIRO_Lrig_0.1, whole genome shotgun sequence:
- the LOC124658019 gene encoding pentatricopeptide repeat-containing protein At1g61870, mitochondrial-like, with the protein MAAAAALRRAIAPGPTLLLRRQILVRLLSTSTQRQPQPATTTSPAELARIKNSIRSAATAPDDLAAHFLQALPHPAFLGDGPIFSLAVSRLVSAGRRDLVTSLLSTSLTALPAPHPSEGFLLRLIALYAQAGMPDHSLSTFRLVRPPTDRALSALLAAYHDAGQHDRAVKAFRDLPAELSIAPGLVSHNVLLKCMVATGDVAGARKVFDGMPDKAGVQPDIVSCNEVLRGYLKTADYPAFDQLLKDVTGSKRRLKPNVTTYNLRMAALCAKGRSFEAEELLDAMAANGVSPNRESFNTVIGGLCKEGEVDAATRLLKKMPEVPRPGGKGVLPNSETYIMLLEALVEKRAFSPALEVCKECLQNKWVPPFQAVKGLIVGLVKSRKIKHAKELGMTMKKAAKGDAKDEWEKVEAAAFQLALAENKAVFAILN; encoded by the exons atggccgccgccgccgccctccgacgGGCCATCGCCCCGGGCCccacgctcctcctccgccgccagatcctcgtccgcctcctctCCACCAGTACCCAGCGCCAACCCCagcccgccaccaccaccagccccGCCGAGCTCGCCCGCATCAAGAACTCCATCCGCAGCGCCGCCACGGCGCCGGACGACCTGGCCGCGCACTTCCTGCAGGCGCTCCCGCACCCTGCCTTCCTCGGCGACGGCCCGATCTTCTCCCTCGCCGTCTCGCGCCTCgtctccgccggccgccgcgaccTCGTCACCTCCCTCCTCTCCACCTCCCTCACCGCCCTCCCGGCGCCGCACCCCTCcgagggcttcctcctccgcctcatcgcgCTCTACGCGCAGGCGGGCATGCCCGACCACTCCCTCTCCACCTTCCGCCTCGTCAGGCCGCCCACCGACCGCGCCCTCTCCGCGCTCCTCGCCGCCTACCACGACGCGGGCCAGCACGACCGCGCCGTCAAGGCCTTCCGCGACCTCCCCGCCGAGCTCTCCATCGCGCCGGGGCTCGTCTCCCACAACGTGCTCCTCAAGTGCATGGTCGCCACGGGCGACGTCGCAGGCGCgcgcaaggtgttcgacggaatgccTGACAAGGCCGGCGTGCAGCCGGACATCGTTTCCTGCAACGAGGTCCTCAGGGGGTACCTCAAGACAGCGGATTACCCCGCGTTCGACCAGCTGCTCAAGGATGTCACGGGCAGCAAGAGGCGGCTCAAGCCCAACGTCACCACCTACAACCTCCGGATGGCTGCCCTGTGCGCCAAGGGCAGGAGCTTCGAGGCCGAGGAGCTGCTTGACGCCATGGCTGCCAACGGCGTCTCTCCCAACCGCGAGAGCTTCAACACCGTCATCGGGGGGCTCTGCAAGGAGGGGGAGGTGGATGCTGCCACACGGCTGCTCAAAAAGATGCCGGAGGTGCCGAGGCCGGGCGGGAAAGGCGTCTTGCCCAACTCTGAGACCTACATCATGCTGCTCGAGGCGCTGGTCGAGAAGCGCGCGTTTAGCCCTGCACTGGAGGTGTGCAAGGAATGCTTGCAGAACAAGTGGGTGCCGCCGTTCCAGGCTGTCAAAGGCTTGATCGTAGGACTGGTGAAGAGCAGGAAGATCAAGCATGCAAAGGAGCTTGGCATGACCATGAAGAAGGCCGCCAAGGGTGACGCCAAAGACGAGTGGGAGAAGGTCGAGGCTGCTGCGTTCCAACTggcgcttgctgaaaacaaagc GGTATTTGCAATTCTCAACTAA
- the LOC124654479 gene encoding disease resistance protein RGA5-like: MEVVMASALTGAMRSLLPKLAALLEKKYKLSKGVKKEVASLREEMSSMNALLLKLARTELDEQQRDWRDKVRELSYDMEDCVDIFTDELDSGSGGLLCSLKKLQARYRIAGRIQELKARAVETSDRHDRYSRKLDEVVLGCLPRGLVAVDPRVQALYAEADSLVGMDGPKKKLAELLGTEEEVQQIKVIAVVGFGGIGKTTLTNQVYAATKSQFKCRAFVSVSRNPSMLKVFSDIYSGICGRMPYAQNDECQLIDEIREHLQDKRYLIVIDDLWTVEAWNIIKCSFVENNRGSRVITTTRLEDVAQACCSSFHGHAYKIKPLTDLDSRRLFHRRIFHTEDACPDQLKNVSDEILRKCGGVPLAILSVASILASNEEVHSMVIWEKIKNHLGLQLEGNPALEGMRHVLNLGYNDLPADLKTCMLYLGIFPEDTEISKDDLVKRWIAEGIVTEVHGYEPEEIAESYFCELINRNMIQVSDFDDCGHILSCHVHDLMLEFIIMKSIKENFLTVINDLHRRRGSLAVRRLSLQAGNSECNLSLGNIVLTQVRSFNFWGPVQCMPSLSKFQLLRVLHIDACKSKVKPDGDLSPTCTFFQLRYLRIRGTGCEKMLLFLRKSQHLQTLEIVDSETMHYFRLDVSELPLTLQHLIVPKTVWLTGWIGRLTALRTLCTLRLFVDDVDNMEGLGELANLRELKLYYSSPFGGNTANSLLSCMSKLGVRNLQSVTITGKSSDEDVLAHWSPPPCHLRRLHMVDFRFSIVPNWIVQLHMLRSLEVQVVSLSRHGVDVITGMTSLVHLRLIVENDVPGEGIVISSTTFMNLKEFCFRYNVPCLTFESGAMPRLERLLIECGDPGAQQDDGGILTGIEHLGSLKVFKVDIYMYGFDWEDFRSYCWQPPEEEEVVKRRQTLEAALKMAISKHLGSPDICIRSIGDFALTDRVEEMVYAL; the protein is encoded by the exons ATGGAGGTGGTGATGGCCAGCGCTCTGACCGGTGCGATGAGATCTCTGCTCCCCAAGCTCGCCGCGCTGCTGGAGAAGAAATACAAGCTGTCCAAAGGAGTTAAGAAGGAGGTCGCCTCGCTGAGGGAGGAGATGAGCAGCATGAATGCCCTGCTCCTGAAGCTAGCCCGAACCGAGCTCGACGAGCAGCAGAGAGACTGGCGTGACAAGGTGCGGGAGCTCTCCTACGACATGGAGGACTGTGTTGACATCTTCACTGATGAGCTCGATAGCGGCAGCGGCGGGCTTCTATGCAGCCTCAAGAAGCTTCAGGCGCGCTACAGAATCGCCGGCCGGATCCAAGAGCTGAAGGCCCGGGCCGTGGAAACAAGCGATCGTCACGACAGATATAGTCGTAAGCTCGATGAGGTCGTCCTCGGCTGTCTTCCTCGGGGCCTTGTGGCTGTTGACCCTCGTGTGCAAGCGCTATATGCAGAGGCCGACAGCCTTGTCGGCATGGATGGCCCGAAGAAGAAGCTCGCCGAGCTGCTGGGAACAGAGGAGGAGGTGCAGCAGATTAAAGTGATTGCTGTTGTTGGATTTGGAGGAATCGGCAAGACAACGCTGACCAACCAAGTTTATGCTGCGACGAAAAGTCAATTCAAGTGCAGGGCTTTTGTATCGGTGTCTCGGAATCCCAGCATGCTCAAGGTATTTTCAGATATATACTCGGGGATTTGCGGTCGGATGCCTTATGCTCAGAATGATGAGTGCCAACTCATCGATGAAATCAGGGAACATCTGCAAGACAAAAG ATACCTTATTGTGATTGATGATTTGTGGACAGTGGAAGCATGGAACATTATCAAATGTTCGTTTGTGGAGAATAATCGGGGTAGCAGAGTTATAACAACTACACGTCTTGAAGATGTAGCTCAGGCATGTTGTTCTTCTTTCCATGGACATGCGTACAAGATAAAACCTCTTACTGATCTTGACTCAAGGAGATTATTTCACAGAAGAATTTTCCACACAGAAGATGCTTGTCCCGATCAACTAAAGAATGTTTCTGATGAAATTTTAAGGAAATGTGGAGGGGTGCCATTAGCCATTCTTAGTGTAGCCAGCATTTTGGCTAGCAATGAAGAGGTACACTCAATGGTAATCTGGGAGAAGATAAAAAATCATTTAGGTTTGCAGTTGGAAGGAAACCCTGCTTTAGAAGGGATGAGACATGTACTGAATCTTGGCTATAATGATTTACCTGCGGACCTCAAGACATGTATGCTCTATTTGGGTATATTTCCGGAAGATACTGAAATAAGTAAGGATGATCTGGTGAAGAGATGGATAGCCGAGGGTATTGTTACTGAGGTGCATGGTTATGAACCGGAGGAGATTGCAGAAAGCTACTTCTGTGAGCTCATCAACAGAAATATGATCCAAGTATCTGATTTTGATGACTGTGGGCATATTTTATCTTGCCATGTACATGATCTAATGCTTGAATTTATCATAATGAAGTCCATCAAAGAAAACTTCCTCACTGTAATTAATGATCTGCATAGAAGGAGAGGTTCTTTGGCAGTTCGGCGGCTATCCCTCCAAGCTGGAAATTCAGAATGCAATCTCTCACTTGGAAACATAGTACTCACCCAAGTTAGATCATTCAACTTTTGGGGGCCTGTTCAATGTATGCCTTCTCTTTCAAAGTTCCAACTCCTGCGAGTTCTTCATATTGATGCTTGCAAGTCCAAGGTTAAGCCGGACGGTGATCTATCTCCGACATGCACTTTTTTCCAACTGAGATATCTGAGGATCAGAGGAACTGGGTGTGAGAAGATGCTACTTTTTTTGAGAAAATCACAACATTTGCAGACACTGGAGATAGTTGACTCAGAAACAATGCATTATTTCCGGCTAGATGTTAGCGAGTTACCCTTGACGCTACAGCATCTGATTGTTCCTAAGACTGTGTGGCTGACTGGTTGGATAGGCAGGCTGACAGCCctccgtactttatgtactctacGATTATTTGTCGATGATGTGGACAACATGGAGGGTCTCGGAGAGCTGGCCAATCTAAGAGAATTGAAGCTATATTATTCATCTCCCTTCGGAGGTAACACTGCCAATTCTCTGCTCTCCTGCATGAGCAAGCTCGGTGTCCGCAACCTTCAGTCTGTAACCATCACCGGCAAGTCTTCCGATGAAGATGTCTTAGCTCATTGGTCACCACCTCCCTGCCATCTCCGGAGACTGCACATGGTGGACTTCCGCTTCTCCATTGTCCCAAATTGGATTGTCCAACTGCACATGCTCAGAAGTTTGGAGGTGCAAGTAGTGTCCCTCTCGAGGCATGGTGTCGATGTTATTACCGGGATGACCTCGCTGGTGCATCTTAGATTGATTGTTGAGAATGATGTACCTGGAGAAGGTATCGTCATCTCCAGCACAACGTTTATGAATCTCAAGGAGTTCTGTTTCAGATACAACGTGCCGTGCTTGACGTTTGAGTCAGGGGCTATGCCTAGGCTTGAGAGGCTCCTTATAGAGTGTGGAGATCCAGGGGCACAGCAGGACGATGGTGGTATACTTACCGGGATCGAGCATTTGGGAAGCCTCAAAGTATTCAAGGTGGATATTTATATGTATGGCTTCGACTGGGAAGATTTTCGCAGTTATTGTTGGCAGCCACCTGAAGAAGAGGAGGTTGTTAAAAGGCGGCAAACACTCGAGGCTGCTCTCAAAATGGCGATTAGCAAGCATCTGGGGAGTCCGGATATTTGCATTCGGAGTATTGGTGATTTTGCTTTGACAGACCGTGTGGAGGAAATGGTTTATGCATTATAA
- the LOC124655856 gene encoding serine protease Do-like HtrA — MTHLRPGYYNANIYEKPHLMFFPGKERTIKYDNGGPIIDLDAKVVGMINNHRSGSFIPSSVLLRCLDLWKKFKSIPRPHLGMWFSGIKLLDLVRVEKLWQKYKIDDGLIVEEVSKGSQAEEVGIRRGDIIECLNGERISNTVQLENVLLSLCKSARNGLDAKVHVSRCTFCRLLYYHSWRRDLFCFGFNLNEFGPGLL; from the exons ATGACCCATCTTAGGCCGGGATATTATAATGCAAACATATATGAAAAGCCTCATCTTATGTTCTTTCCGGGTAAAGAACGTACTATTAAG TATGACAATGGGGGCCCGATCATTGACTTGGACGCAAAGGTCGTGGGAATGATCAACAATCATAGGAGCGGGTCTTTTATACCTTCTTCCGTTTTGCTCAGGTGTTTGGATTTGTGGAAGAAATTCAA GTCCATCCCTCGCCCCCACCTTGGAATGTGGTTTTCAGGTATCAAGCTTTTAGATCTTGTTCGAGTGGAGAAGCTATGGCAAAAGTATAAGATCGATGATGGTCTTATTGTTGAAGAG GTTTCAAAAGGATCACAGGCTGAGGAAGTTGGAATCCGAAGAGGTGATATTATTGAATGTTTGAATGGAGAGCGCATTTCCAATACAGTTCAG CTGGAAAACGTGTTGCTGAGCCTTTGCAAATCAGCTAGAAATGGCCTCGATGCGAAAGTTCATGTTTCG AGATGTACCTTTTGTAGATTGTTATACTATCACTCTTGGAGAAGGGACCTCTTCTGCTTCGGTTTCAACCTGAACGAGTTTGGCCCTGGTTTGCTGTAA